The genome window GCGGCGAGAACGTGCCGCCGCGACACGGCGGCGACTTCCGCGGGCTCGACATCTGCGGTGATGCCGTACTCCTCGGCCATGCGAACTCCGTTTCCCGGCTGGCTGACAACGTTGCCAGGAAGCTTCCGCTGAGCGCGTCGGAGCGGTCAAGACGACAAGGTGGACAAGAATTAGGAAAAATGACATCGATGTCGGCGAACCGGTCGCCGTGCCCCGCTGAGCGGTGCTCGGTACGGTTGCATCGAACACGCACCGAATCACGGGGAGGCATCGTGGTCGAGGTCGAACGCACGGTCACGGTGACGGCGCCGGTCGAAGCCGTCGCGGGGTACCTGCAGGACTTCGCGCACACCGAGGAGTGGGACCCGGGCACGAAGTCGTGCACCCGGACCGACGAGGGCCCGATCGAGGTAGGGGCGCGGTGGCACAACGTGTCGGAGTTCCGCGGCCGGGAGACCGAGCTGGACTACCAGTTGACCCGCCGCGAACCCGGACGGGTGACATTCGTGGGTTCGAACAAGACGGCCACGTCGACCGACGACTTCACGCTGACACCGGACGGCGGCGGGACGAAGGTGCGCTACCAAGCGGCAATCGAATTCCACGGGCTGGCGAAGCTCGCCGGGCCGCTGCTCAAGCGCGAATTCGAGCGGCTCGGCGACGAGGTGGTCCCGGAGCTCACGCGCGCGCTCGAGAAATTGGCCTGAACTGGTCTCCGGTCCGCCGCCGCCGAGCGCCCCAATGTGGCGTTCGGTGCGTCCAACGCACCCAATGTGGCGTTCGGTGCGTCCAGCGCACCCAAAGCCACATTGGGGCGCTTCGAGTCGGCGCCAAGGGGGTGCGGGCCGGCTACAGCTCGGCGTAGTCCGCTGCCAGCTCCACCGCCGCCTCGAGGTCGTTGACCCTCGGGTAGCCGCGGTCGCCCAGGTTGTCCCAGCCCGGGCCCGCCGTGCCGACCGGGCGGCCGAGGGCGCGCACCCGCGCCGCCAGGAGGTCGTCGGCGGTCGGCGGGGTCATCGACCACAGGACCACCAGCACCGGGTTCAGGCGGGCCGCCAGGTCCGCCAGCGCCTCCGCCGGGACCAGCTGCCCGAGGTACGCCACCGGGATCCCGGCTTCCGCCAGGGTTGCCCGCAGGGCCTCCATCGGCAGCGAGTGCCGCTCGGCCGGGCAGCACGCGAGCAGCACCGGACGCCCGGAGACCGCGGTCGGGAGGCGGGCGCAGAAGCGCTCGTACGCCAGCGAGATCTCCGTCGTCAGCGACCACTCCGAGCCGAAGCAGACGTCGCCGCGCTGCCAGCGGTCGCCGAGGCCGCGCAGGACCGGGGCGAGGACGTCGGTCCAGGCCGCGGCCGGGCCGAGGGTGCGCAGCGTTTCGTCCAGGAGGCCGGCCACCGTCGCGGACCGCAGCTCGTCGGCCGCGTCCGCGAGTTCGCGGGCCCGGTCGGCCGCCGGGATCTCGGGCGTGTCGGCGTCGCCGCCGAAGGCCGCGGCCGCCGCTTCGCGCACCGGCATCCCCCGCGCGGCCAGCCGCTGCATCTGCTGGAGGCGGCGGACGTCGGCGTCGGAATAGCGGCGGTGGCGCCCGGCGCCGGCGGGCGGGCCGATCCCGTACCGCGCGCTCCAGCTGCGCAGCGTCACGGGCGAGACGCCCAGCAGCTCGGCGACTTTGCCGGGTGCCCAGGCTCCTGCGTCGACGTTCTTGGCTTCCACCGCTTCCCTTCGCCTCACGGACGGCGAACCGACGCAGCTTAGCGACGCCCGGCTCGGGGAGGGACGCGGCGGCGGGGCGATGGCCTGCCGCGTCCCCCGGCCGGCGCTCCGAGGCGCCGGCGACCCGGCCCGCGTCAGCCGGGTCCGACCGGCCGCGGGGCGTGGCTTCCGACGCGGCCGGCGAGGTGCCGTGAAAGGTGGTGCTCGAACGACGCTATACCCGATGCAACGCTTGCGCATCGTTGTCCCCCCGGATGTCGTAGCGACACGCCGCCGACGAGTGATCTCACGCCGCCCGGGGTACTAATCCGCCCAAGGACGACCGGAGGGAACAGATGACCGAGCACCGCCGCACGCCCGAGCTCACCACGGGGACGGACGCCGGAATCGTCACGGTCCGCTGCACCGGCGAACTCGACCTGAGCGCGGCGCGCCGGCTCCGCGACCGGCTGCTGGCCCCGATCCGCGCGGGTGCCCGGGGCGTCGTCGTGGACCTCACCGAAACCACCTTCTGCGATTCGACGGTCTTCAGCGTCCTGGTCGAAGCCCACCACGACGCCGTCGCGCGCGACGTGGCCTTCGCGATCGTGCCGGACGAGACGTCCGTCGCGCGGCCCCTGCACCTGCTCGGCCTGGACCGGCAGCTGCCCCTGTACCCGGGACGGGCCGCCGCTCATGCGGCCGTGACGCGCGCGCCGGTCGAGGACCGCCGGGTCTCCTGACCCCCGCCCGTCCCGGGACGTCTTGAATGAGTCATTCAGGACCTCCCGCGACTTGAATGACTCATTCAAGACATCGGGCGAGCCCCGTCGACGCCGCGACCTCCCCGCGGCACGCCCTGATCGGGTGGATCGGCGGGCACCCGGCCTGAGCTGCCGCTATCGTCCGGCACGGTAAGTCCACTGTGGACAGGGGAGGTCCCGTGCGCGTGACCCATGCCGCCCTCGCGGCGCTGGCGGCCTGCGGGCTCGTGGTCCTTTCGATCCCGGCCGGCCGGTCCGCGGCCGCCGACCCGCTGCCGGGTGGGCTCGGGCCGTGCGTGCCCGGGACGTGTCCCGGCACCTACCCGCCGGTCGGCAACGGCGCGTTCGCCGGCCGCGACAACGCCATCACCGTCTTCGCCGGCGGCGACATGCGCGTCACCGGCAGCGCCGCCGAAGCCGAAGGGCGGGTGGTCGTCGGCGGGGACTTCACGCTGCGGAAGACGGCGGGCTCGTCGATCTACAACGTCGGGGTCGCCGGGGTCGGCTCTCGCGTGCCGCCGCCGGACGGGGCCGACTTCCTCACCGTCGGCGGGGACCTCTCGGTCGCCGACGGCCAGCGCCTCGACGCCGTGGGCGACTCCGGTGGCGGCGTCGTCCGGCACGCCGGGAGCGTCAGCGGCACCGTGATCGGCACGGTCGTCCACGACACCGCCGCGATGAAGCCGTACGCGGGACTGCGGGCCGAGCTCACCGCGGCCAGCGAGTGCTACGCGCGCGCCGCGGCCACCGGGACCGTCGTGAACCAGAACTACCAGACGCTCTTCACCGGCGACGGGAAGTCGGCGCTGCAGGTCTTCACCGTCACCCAGGACATCGCCGGCCCCGGCGGCACCGCACAGGGCATCGCGTTCACCGGCATCCCGGACGGCGCCACGGTGCTGGTCAACCTGACCGGCTCGGCCCGGGTGGTCAACACCTACAGCGGCACCCTCGACGACACCGACCCGCTCAACCGCCTGCGGCCCCGCCTGCTGTGGAACTTCCCCGACGCCCGGACCGTGAGCCTCACCGGCGGCGGCATGTTCCAGGGCAGCGTGCTCGCGGGCCGCCCGGACGGCACCACGACGGTCACCCTCCCCGGCACCAACGGCCGCTTCTTCACGGCGGGCAACCTGGTCCACGGCTCCCCGGCCGGCCAGGGCAGCGGGCAGGAGTTCCACGCGTACCCGTTCACCGGCGACCTGCCCTCGTGCGGGCAACCGCCCGAGCCGACCACCACGACGACGGTCACCACGACCTCGCCGACCAGCACCACGCCGACCACCAGCACCGAACCCACCACGTCGACGACCCCCACGTCGACGACCGAGACCACCACCCCGACCACCAGCACCACCCCCACCGGCACCACCACGGTGCCCACCTCCCCCACGAGCACGGGCACCACCACGACGGCCACCTCGACCACCGACACCACCCCGACCGGCACCTCGCCGGAGGAGACCAGCACCACTCCCGCCGTCCCGAACCCGACCGTCCCGGAAACCCCGGGCGGCCACGGCCCGCTCCCGAGCACCGGCACCGACCTGGGCCCCGTCCTCGGTCTCGGCGCCCTCCTCCTCGCCGCCGGCATCGCGCTCGTCCTGCTCGCGACCCGCCGCCGGACGCGCTGACGCTCCACAATGGAACGGCGTCACACTGCGGTCCGACACGAGCCGTGTCACGATCGGGTGACCCCCGGACGGCTACCCCGGCCCCGGGGGCATTCGATCGTGACGAGGCGGATCCGCGCTGACGGCGCTTCCGCGAGGTGGACAGGTGCTGGCGGAGACTGACGCGGACAGAACGACCGAGGTCCGGACGGACACGCGCGGCCGGTGGCTGCCGATCTACGGGGCCGTCCTGGGGGCGGCCGTCTTCCTGCTGGTGCGCGGGAGCCTCACCGACGACGCCTACATCACCCTGGCCTACGCCAAGAACCTCGCCGTGCACGGCGAATGGGGCATCATCCCCGGCGCGCCCGCGAACTCCGCGACGTCGCCGCTCAACGTCCTGCTCCTCGGCGCGCTGACCCTGGTGACGCGGGTGGCGGGCGGACCGCACCCGGTCGTCGCGCTCGGGATCCTGACCGTCGGGTGCGGCGCCGCACTCGGGTGGGCGTGGCAGCGGCTCGGCCGCCGGCTGGCGCTGCCGCCCGCGGCCGGGGTGCTCGGGGTCGCGCTGGTGCTGCTGAACCCGTTCGTGCTGTCCGCGGTGGGCCTGGAGGTGCTGCTGATCCCGGCGGTGCTGCTGGTGCTCACGGTCCTCGCGCTCGAAGGCAGGCCGCTGTGGTTCGGCGTCGTGGGCGGCCTCGCCGTGCTCACCCGCATCGACCTCGCCGTGTTCGTGGTGGTGATCGCCCTCAGCGCGGCCGCGATCCGCAAGCGGCTGGCGCTCGCGGCCGGCGTAACGGTGCTCACGGCCGCGCCGTGGTTCCTGGTCAGCTGGATCGCCTTCGGCTCGTTCGTGCCCGACACGCTCGCCATCAAGCAGACGCAGGCCGGCCTGTTCGCGCCGTGGAGCTACAGCACCGGGCCGATGATGTACTACCTCGGCTGGCCGGTGACCGTCCTCGTGTCGTTCCTCCCGGCGCTGGTCGGCGTGGTCGCGCTCGCCGCGTGGGCGGCCGCCCGGTTCGCGGTGCGGTGGCCGCTCTTCCCCGCGCTCGGCCCGGTCGCGGCGCTGGCCGGCGGCGGGGTCCTCTACTACCTCGCCTACTCGTTCATCGGGGTCGGCCCGTTCCACTGGTACTACGTGGCGCCGGTGACGGCGACGAGCGCGTTCGCCGTGGCCGCGTTCGGCACCTGGTACGCCCAGGCGCGCGAGCGGGCGGAGCTGCGGACCGGCCCGCCGCTGCTCGCACTCGGGCTGACCGGCCTGTTGGTGCTCAGCGGCGCCGCGGTCGACGCGGCGCAGGGCGTGCCGTGGCCGTCGCCGGTGGTGTTCGGGAACTGGGCCAGCGCTGAGGACTACGCGCGGGTCGGCACCGAGCTCGGCGCGCGGCTGAACGGGGCGAGCGTGGCCAGCCCCGGCGAGATCGGCACCCTCGCCTACTTCTGCGAATGCACCATCCTCGACGAGTTCTCCGACCGCGGCGAGGCGGTGAAGCTGGTCGAGAAGCGGATCGCGACGGCGAGCCCGCTGATGAGCCTCGCGCTGCGGGTGAACTATCACTGGCTGGACACCTCGGTGGCGCCGCGCAAGCCGGACTTCCGCATGCAGTACGCGTCGGGCCCGGCGACCGGACCGGACGACTGGCAGGTCCGGTCCGCGGCGAAGGGTGTCGGCCACTTCGTCTTCACCCGCGAGCCGTGATCGCACCCGCTCGGCTGAGCAGGTGACGGAAAACTCCAGTATTTCCCCTGTACGCCAGACTGCGCGGAACCCCCGTGAGGCCATAGGGTTCCGTTCATGAAGGTCGGCCTGCTCACCCGGGAGTACCCGCCGGAGGTCTACGGCGGCGCCGGGGTCCACGTGGAGTTCCTCGCCCGGGAGTTGCGGCCGCTGGTCGATCTCGACGTGCACTGCTGGGGCGCGGACCGCGCGGACGCCACCGGGCACACGGATCCCCACGGCTACCGCCAGCCCGCGTTCACGACCATGGACATCGCGGTGTCCATGGCGAACGCCCTCGACGGCCACGACCTCGCGCACAGCCACACCTGGTACGCGAACCTGGCCGGGCACCTGGCGAAGATGACGCACGGCATCCCCCACGTCGTGACCGCCCACTCGCTGGAGCCGCTGCGGCCGTGGAAGGCCGAGCAGCTCGGCGGCGGCTACCGCGTGTCGTCGTGGATCGAGCGCGAGGCCTACGAGGCCGCGGACGCGATCGTCGCGGTCAGCGGCGGCATGCGCCGGGACGTCCTCGCCGCCTACCCCGCGGTGCCGCCCGAGCGCGTGCACGTGATCCACAACGGCATCGACACCACGCTCTACCGCCCGGACCCCGGCACCGAAGCACTGGCGAAGCACGGCATCGACCCGGACCGGCCGTACGTGCTGTTCGTCGGCCGGATCACCCGGCAGAAGGGCGTCCCGCACCTGGTCCGCGCGGCCGCGTCGCTCGACCCCGGCACCCAGCTGGTGCTGTGCGCGGGCGGCGCCGACACCCCCGAGCTCGACGCGGAGTTCCGCGGGCTGGTCGCCGAGCTGGAGAAGACGCGCACCGGGGTCCGCTGGATCCCCGAGATGCTGCCGCGCCCCGAGGTCGTGCAGCTGCTCACCCACGCCACGGTGTTCGCCTGCCCCTCGGTCTACGAGCCGCTCGGCATCGTGAACCTCGAGGCGATGGCGTGCGGCACCCCGGTGGTGGCCAGCGACGTCGGCGGCATCCCGGAGGTCGTCGACGACGGCCGGACCGGGCTGCTCGTGCACTACGACGAGCAGGACGCGCG of Amycolatopsis solani contains these proteins:
- a CDS encoding STAS domain-containing protein — translated: MTEHRRTPELTTGTDAGIVTVRCTGELDLSAARRLRDRLLAPIRAGARGVVVDLTETTFCDSTVFSVLVEAHHDAVARDVAFAIVPDETSVARPLHLLGLDRQLPLYPGRAAAHAAVTRAPVEDRRVS
- the glgA gene encoding glycogen synthase, with product MKVGLLTREYPPEVYGGAGVHVEFLARELRPLVDLDVHCWGADRADATGHTDPHGYRQPAFTTMDIAVSMANALDGHDLAHSHTWYANLAGHLAKMTHGIPHVVTAHSLEPLRPWKAEQLGGGYRVSSWIEREAYEAADAIVAVSGGMRRDVLAAYPAVPPERVHVIHNGIDTTLYRPDPGTEALAKHGIDPDRPYVLFVGRITRQKGVPHLVRAAASLDPGTQLVLCAGGADTPELDAEFRGLVAELEKTRTGVRWIPEMLPRPEVVQLLTHATVFACPSVYEPLGIVNLEAMACGTPVVASDVGGIPEVVDDGRTGLLVHYDEQDARGFEAGLAAALNEVVGSPDRAAAMGTAGRERAVGEFGWKAIAERTVALYEACGRSS
- a CDS encoding MerR family transcriptional regulator; translation: MEAKNVDAGAWAPGKVAELLGVSPVTLRSWSARYGIGPPAGAGRHRRYSDADVRRLQQMQRLAARGMPVREAAAAAFGGDADTPEIPAADRARELADAADELRSATVAGLLDETLRTLGPAAAWTDVLAPVLRGLGDRWQRGDVCFGSEWSLTTEISLAYERFCARLPTAVSGRPVLLACCPAERHSLPMEALRATLAEAGIPVAYLGQLVPAEALADLAARLNPVLVVLWSMTPPTADDLLAARVRALGRPVGTAGPGWDNLGDRGYPRVNDLEAAVELAADYAEL
- a CDS encoding SRPBCC family protein, translated to MVEVERTVTVTAPVEAVAGYLQDFAHTEEWDPGTKSCTRTDEGPIEVGARWHNVSEFRGRETELDYQLTRREPGRVTFVGSNKTATSTDDFTLTPDGGGTKVRYQAAIEFHGLAKLAGPLLKREFERLGDEVVPELTRALEKLA
- a CDS encoding choice-of-anchor A family protein; translated protein: MRVTHAALAALAACGLVVLSIPAGRSAAADPLPGGLGPCVPGTCPGTYPPVGNGAFAGRDNAITVFAGGDMRVTGSAAEAEGRVVVGGDFTLRKTAGSSIYNVGVAGVGSRVPPPDGADFLTVGGDLSVADGQRLDAVGDSGGGVVRHAGSVSGTVIGTVVHDTAAMKPYAGLRAELTAASECYARAAATGTVVNQNYQTLFTGDGKSALQVFTVTQDIAGPGGTAQGIAFTGIPDGATVLVNLTGSARVVNTYSGTLDDTDPLNRLRPRLLWNFPDARTVSLTGGGMFQGSVLAGRPDGTTTVTLPGTNGRFFTAGNLVHGSPAGQGSGQEFHAYPFTGDLPSCGQPPEPTTTTTVTTTSPTSTTPTTSTEPTTSTTPTSTTETTTPTTSTTPTGTTTVPTSPTSTGTTTTATSTTDTTPTGTSPEETSTTPAVPNPTVPETPGGHGPLPSTGTDLGPVLGLGALLLAAGIALVLLATRRRTR